AGTGCGCCCAAAGCGCATACGAGCGCACCGAGGGGCGCCACCACGGCGAAAGCCCCGCGCAGGTAGCGCCGAGCAGCATCGGGCGCGGCATCCATGGCCACGAAGCGCGTGAGTCCCACCATGGCGCCCATGAGCACCACCGGGAATAGGAAAGCCACGGTGCGGCGCGCGATCACGTAGAGGTCGAGGTCGTGTTTGCTCTGTTGCGCCGCCAGCCGGAAAGCGAGCACCATGCCCAGCAAGGCGAGGCCTTCAGTGCCGAAGGTGAGCAAGGTGTCTCGACCCAGACGGAGGGCGGGCTTGCGCGCGGCGGGTTCGGGCATGGCGCGCGAAAATACCGGTCGCCGCCCGGCCCGGTGACCCGCCGCTCATCAGAAGCACGACGAAACGGTTCGGAGGCCCCGGCTATATTCGACGGCGAACAATATGGAAGACCTGTCCCTCTCCCCTTATCACTGGTGGGCCGCAGTGGCCATCGTGCTCCTGATCGCAGAGATCTTCGTGCCGGGCTTCTGGCTCTTCTGCGTGAGCATGGGCTGCTTCGCTGCGAGCGCCACGGCATTCCTGGGCGCTGGCCTTAGCCTGCAGCTCATCGTGTGCGCGGCGGTCTCCCTCGTGGCATTCTTCACCCTGCGCCCCTTGCTCATGAGGCGCATGTGGAAGGACAACGGCGTGCGCACCAACGTGGATGCCCTTGTTGGCCAACGCGGCCGCGTCACGCAGGACTTCGAGGCTGGGATACGCCTGGGCCGCGTTTCGGTCGGAGGTGACGATTGGCGCGCCGAATGCGTGAACGACAGGGCCTTGCGCGTGGGCGATTTGGTCGAGGTGGTGCGCGTGGAGAGCAATACGGTCATCGTGAAGCCATTTGAAGCGTAGCGCAGCCCACCAGCCACCAGCCATGCGAGGATGCAGCTCCCCCTCCGACCTTCTACCGCCGAAGCACCAGCGTAGGCCTACAACCCTCAACCCCTCAACATCAGGATCAACATGACCGACTACATCATCCCCGCGCTTCTGGTCGTCTTCGCCTTCGTGATCATCGCCAAGGGCGTTCGCATCGTCCAGCAGAGCGAAGCCATGGTGATCGAGCGCTTCGGTAAGTACCGCACCACGCTCACCGCCGGCTTCAACATCATCATCCCGGTGTTCGACAAGCCGCGCGAGATCATCTTCCGCTTCACGCGCGACCTGCCCGATGGCAATAAGTACGTGCAGTTCCAGCGCAAGGAGCGGATCGACCTGCGCGAGACCGTCTATGATTTCCCGCGCCAGAACGTGATCACGCGCGACAATGTGATGACCGAGATCAACGCGCTGCTCTATTTCCAGATCATGGATCCGGTGAAGGCCATGTACGAGATCGAGAACCTGCCGTTGGCCATTGAGAAGCTCACGCAGACGACCTTGCGGAACGTGATCGGCGAACTCGATCTCGATGAGACCCTCACCAGCCGCGACACCATCAACGGCAAGCTCCGCGCGATCCTCGATGAGGCCAGCAATAAATGGGGCGTGAAGGTGAACCGCGTGGAGCTGCAGGACATCAACCCACCGCGCGACATCCGCGAAGCCATGGAGAAGCAGATGCGCGCTGAGCGGGATAAGCGTGCGCAGATCATCGACGCCGAGGGCAGCAAGCGCGCAGCCGTGCTGCAGGCCGAAGGGATCCAGCAGGCGCAGATCACCACCGCTGAGGGCCAGAAGCAGGCGCAGATCCTCGAGGCCGAAGGCGATGCCCAGAGCCGCATCCGCCGCGCGCAGGGCGAGGCAGAGGCCATCAAGCTCGTCACCCAGGCCATCAGCGGCGCCAAGGCCGACCCGGCCAACTACCTCATCGCCATGAAGTACCTGGAGACGCTCACCAGCATGACCAGCGGCCAGAACAACAAGGTGATCTACATGCCCTACGAGGCCACCGGCGTGCTCAGCAGCGTGGGCGGCATCAAGGAGATGCTGGATATGAACCGGAAGGGGTGATAGAATCCTGACCTCGCTGAATGCACATGGGCGGCCAACGGTCGCCCTTGTGCTTGCATGCCAGGCCGCGTGCTGACCAAGCGCATCGAGGTCTTGCCCGTTGACGCATGTTCCCGTCAACGTAAGTGCGCATCTCCGCAAGCGTGATCCGGTGCTCTTCCGCGAAACCCGCTTCGGCGGAACAGGTCCATTGACCTGAGGTATTCCGGCTAGCGCACGATGACGAGCGGCTCGCAATGCCAGCGATCGCTGCCATCACGCAGGGTCATGAGGTAGTGCCCGATGGGAAGCGCTGATGCATCGAAGTGAGCCACGTTCGAGGCGCTCAGCAGCAATCGCCCATCGGCTGCGCGAACCTCCATCTGATTCACCGTGCTTCCATCCGCAGTGAGGCGCACCAGGTCCGAGGCCGGGTTCGGCCAGAGCCTCACGTTCCCGGAAAAGGTGACGTCCGAAGCAGCGGTGCTGGTGCACATCACATCATTGAGCAGCGCCCAGATGTCGTTGTTGTAGAAGTTGGGCACGAAGATCCCGCCGGGCAGATCGCCCATGCGCACCACCACGAGTCCGGTGCTGGGCGATACGTTGCAGAGCTGCCCGTTCTTGCCCATGGCGCTGTATGCATCGGCAGGCATGGCGGGGCACAGCATGCCGCTGAAGCTCTGCTGGAGGCCCGGCAGCATGAAGCTTGATTGCCCATTCAGCCACCAGAGGTATCCGTAGGATGGATTCAGCGATTGCGAGGGCGATACCATTTCGCTGAAGTAGGCTTGGT
The DNA window shown above is from Flavobacteriales bacterium and carries:
- a CDS encoding NfeD family protein — translated: MEDLSLSPYHWWAAVAIVLLIAEIFVPGFWLFCVSMGCFAASATAFLGAGLSLQLIVCAAVSLVAFFTLRPLLMRRMWKDNGVRTNVDALVGQRGRVTQDFEAGIRLGRVSVGGDDWRAECVNDRALRVGDLVEVVRVESNTVIVKPFEA
- a CDS encoding SPFH/Band 7/PHB domain protein is translated as MTDYIIPALLVVFAFVIIAKGVRIVQQSEAMVIERFGKYRTTLTAGFNIIIPVFDKPREIIFRFTRDLPDGNKYVQFQRKERIDLRETVYDFPRQNVITRDNVMTEINALLYFQIMDPVKAMYEIENLPLAIEKLTQTTLRNVIGELDLDETLTSRDTINGKLRAILDEASNKWGVKVNRVELQDINPPRDIREAMEKQMRAERDKRAQIIDAEGSKRAAVLQAEGIQQAQITTAEGQKQAQILEAEGDAQSRIRRAQGEAEAIKLVTQAISGAKADPANYLIAMKYLETLTSMTSGQNNKVIYMPYEATGVLSSVGGIKEMLDMNRKG